cccgagcctagcctcggccaagggcagccgacctcgagagacttccgtctcgcccgaggccccctttttatggcggacacatcaccggctcgcccgaggccttggcttcgctcagaagcaaccttgactaaatcgccacaccgactgaccaaattgcaggggcatttaacgcaaaggtggcctgacacctttatcctgacacgcgcccccggcagagccgaagtgaccgccgtcactccaccgctccactggccagtctgacagaaggacagcgccgcctgcgccactccgactgcagtgccactcgacagagtgagtctgacaggcagtcaggccttgccaaaggcgccacgacgaactccgctccgcccgaccccagggctcggactcgggctaagacccggaagacggcgaactccgctccgcccgaccccagggctcggactcgggctaagacccggaagacggcgaactccgctccgcccgaccccagggctcggactcgggctaagacccggaagacggcgaactccgctccgcccgaccccagggctcggactcgggctaagacccggaagacggcgaactccgctccgcccgaccccagggctcggactcgggctaagacccggaagacggcgaactccgctccgcccgaccccagggctcggactcgggataagacccgaaagacggcgaactccgctccgcccgaccccagggctcggactcgggctaacacccggaagacgacgaaactccgcttcgcccgaccccagggctcggactccgccctggcctcggccgaacgacttccgcctcgcccgaccccatggctcgggctcggccacggcaacggaagacagactcaacctcggcttcggaggaacccccacgtcgccctgcctagggcacagaccgccacgtcaacaggaagcgccatcatcatcctaccccgaatcgactcgggtcacggagaacaagaccggcgtcccatccggccagctccgccagaggggcaatgatggcgctccacaaactctatgacgacggcggcccccagctctcttacggaagcaggacgacgtcagcagggactcgaccgctccaacagctgtccctccgccaggctccgtcgcacctccgacagccacgacatcacgccagcagggtgcccagatctctccggctgccacattggcatgtacctagggcgctagctctccctccgctagacacgtagcactctgctacaccccccattgtacacctggatcctctccttacgactataaaagggaggaccagggccttcttagagaaggttggccgcgcgggaccgaggacgggacaggcactctcttggggccgctcgcttccctcacccgcgtggacgcttgtaacccccctactgcaagcgcacctgacctgggcgcgggacgaacacgaaggccgcgggacttccacctctctcacgctcgactccggccccttcgtgctcgcccacgcgctcgacccatctgggctggggcacgcagcacactcactcgtcggcttagggacccccctgtctcgaaacgccgacacatgtggccaaggattgggatgtgtgcttatgcaagaaggtcatgtgatcgcctatgcatctcgacAGTTGTGGAAacaagagttgaactaccccactcatgacttagagctggtagccgttgtgcatgcactcaagatttggagacactacattatgggaaccaagtgccaagtgtacacggatcataagagtttgaaatatatattcactcagaaggatctcaaccttaggcaacgccgttggttggagcttattaaggattatgatttggagattcactatcacccgggcaaggcaaatttggttgcagatgccttgagtcgcaaggagcatgttcattcagctattgttgcccagctacctgatgagattgttgaggatttcaggagacttaacatggggatagttgctcacacagaaggagttactattgatgtggaacctactttggagcaagaaatccgcaaaggacaaattggtgatgcaaaaatacaagagattaaggatttgattactgaaggtcgaggtccggaattcacggaagatgagcaaggcaccgtatggttcaaggacaggatgtgtgttcctgatattgaaagccttcgagagactatattgaaagaggcccatgactcggattattctaatcATCCTGGGAGTAGCAAGATGTATCAGGaattgaagcggaagtattggtggtatggattgaagagagatgtggctacacatgtggttatgtgtgatgtatgtcaaagagttaaggctgaacaccagcggccagttggactactgcacccactaaagatacctgagtggaagtgggaagggaTTGGTATGAATTTCATTACTAGATTGCCTCACAccccgaaaggatatgattcgatatgggtggttgtggatagattgactaaagtggctcactttattcctgtcaagactacttataaaggttctcagctagcagagttatatatggctcggattgtgtgtttacatggagtaccaaagaagatcgtgtctgatcgaggttcacagtttacctcaagattttggagaagctttcatgagaatatgagtacgaagttgaattttagtacagcttatcaccctcagactgatggacagactgaaaggactaatcaagtattggaagatatgttgagagcttgtgcacttcagcatggaggaagttgggataaaagtctaccgtatgctgagttctcatataataatagttatcaggccagtctaaagatgtcaccttttgaagctttatatgggaggaagtgctggactcctctatattgggatcagactggagaaagacagttctttgggcctgaactgattcaagaagcagaagagcaagtccgtataattcgagagaatttgagggtggctcaaaccaggcaaaagagttatgctgataatagaaggaggccactggaatttgaagaaggagattatgtgtacctcaaggtgtcaccacttcgtggaatgaggagattcaaagttaagggcaaatagtcccctcgctatattggaccattcttgatctttaggcgagttggggagatggcatatcaactcgagttacctgatagtctatcggatgtgcatcacgtgttccacgtatctcaacttaagaagtgtctccgtgttcctgaggaacagttaccaatggaagagctcagtgttcaaggtgatctgacttacacggagtacccgatcaagattttggatactttgactcgagttacaagaaataaggttatacggatgtgcaaagtgcaatggagtcaccacggtgaagatgaagcgacctgtaacaccctaaatccatcatTTGAAAAAAAACACAATTTGAATTATTAGTTTCTAGTACAAAGGAAAATATTTATGTTCAAGTAATAAAATTGTGATATAAATAAGTTGAACAATTTCTTGATTAGATAAAATCTAacaagtgtttgatgcattcatgtcGAAGCATATGTTTTGTTTGATTTGAATCCAATTCTTGGATTTAATTTTGTGAATAAAACGTTATTTTATAGAATAATATTAAATTATTAAAATAATAAATTCGGTAACTATGTATTTTGATTTGTTAAAAAATAAACTTCAAATTATTCTGTTTTTCATTATATATATACAATTTTATATGCATTATTTAGATTTATTTGTTGGTGTGAAATATTTTCGTGAAATGGAATGAATTGCTAAATAATATTTTTCTACAAAATGATGTATTTTAGTTTTGTTAATAATATTTTAGGTTTTTATTATGAATTTGTATGTGTCTATAAATATATATATGGCTACTTGTTTGTTTAAAAAAACAGATGCGTATGGAAATTTGAAAAAAAATGGAAAAGACATGAACGATTTAGCCGCACGGTCTAACAAAAAAATAGAAGAatttcttttttaaaaaaaaagagaaGACGAACACTGGAACCAAATGATCCAGCCTGTGCGTTCCCTTCCCCACTCTCCCCGTCTGTCCTCCAGGTGGGCCCAACTCGTCAGGAGCATCTTCAAGTTTGAGCCTCTGCTCTGTGTGCGCTGGCCGTTCCTGCGTGCGCCGCCAACCCAGCTCCCACGCCGTCGTCCACATCCTGCTCCTGCAGTCGTCTGCTTCTTGGCCCCACGCCGCCAGCCGAAGCGCCGCGTCCTCTCCTGTCCCCTTCTTTACTGTTCGAATCACTACCCCATTAGAGCCGACCGTTTTCTCCATTAGTGACATTTAAATCCTCCGTTTCTCATCTTCAATCGGCATCAGTTCAACCGGCGACCTCCCGGCTCCCTCCTCCACCTATAAATGGAACCGCTCCTAGAGCCCTTTCTCTCCTTTTCTGCTCCAGTTCGTTGGCCATATCCCGCAGCCAAGCCCCTGTACAGCGCCGAGAACCCCGCGCTACCCTCGGTTCTCACTGCTGCGCACCACGCCAAGCTAGCACCTTCTGCGCAGCCGCTCGCCATCGTGTTGCGGCGTCACGCCGCATCATTGCCATCGCTCACCAGACTTCACCTGCTTCGTCGACACGCGGCCTGCTCATCATTTCAACGCTAACTTCTGTACCGCGACGCCGCGAAGTTCGCCCTGCTGCTGTGCCTCGCCGGTGCCGAAGTCGTTCTTCCATGCCACGCATTCGTCTTCATCTATGTTGTGCCTTGCTGCTCTACGTGCCTTGCTGCTCTACACCGCAACCTTGCTGACCATGGCCTGCTGGAATTCGCCGATGCCCCTGCTCAGCCCCGCCATGTTAAAGTTTGACTAGAACAGGAGGCACCCGTTCGGGCGCCCTACCAGAACAACTCTTGGGTTTATATCCAGACCATACACCTTCAAAGAATTTGTGTTAAAAATTTGTAAGTTTGGATTCCGACACAAATAAAATGCCCAAGACTGTGATTAGAATGACAGGGTCATCAAGGCAAGCTAAATGCAATAAATGCAAATAAAATTTTGAATCAGTGCATTTTGTTCACCCAGGTTCACTAAGCTTGTTTTAGTAGGCCTGCTAAACAAAAAAAATGAAGGTTTGCTTTCATCCAACATCTGTAAGGAGGATACAAACTAAAGTAAAAAATAATTGAATAGCAGCGTCAGCCGTTAGACCTCCCTCCACCAGGCAACCAAATTTGATCAGTTCAGGTGCCGGACAGCTTTTCAGTCGGTGATTGTGTTTCACTGTTGTTGCCTGCTGTTGCCTAACATGTTTGAAGAGTTCAGCTACCATGTTCAACGCCTCCCAGATCTTGTGTTTCAGCTGGTGATCATAAACTGTTCAGTCGGTGATCTTATTTTTCACGCCTACCATGTTCAGCCGGTGATCATTTGTTTCAGCTGCCAATCTTCAGTAACATGTTTGAACAGTTTAGTTGCTGAATAGTTTGAAGAACACTGCACACCAACAAACAGTCAGTTGTTGCCTGCTGGAGAAGGTGACACTGAGATTTGCATGGATCCTCCAGTCAGTGGATCACAATCACATCATCTCAGGATTAGGTTTCAGAATGCAGAGAAACTGGGTTCATATACGATTCCTGTTTATATATACTTAACATCTTGAATTATATACCATTATCTACTCCTAAAACAAGATCACAAGCTCAGGTTGTATTGCCTTTTCGAGAGGACCAGGAATTATATATGCCATTTTGAAGCAGGATTAGGTTTCAGAATTCAGAGAAACACATGATCATCGGCTGGTGACTACTACTGCAGATTAGCTTGCACAGATGACCATTATCTACTCCCTCTAACACAAAAGTTTGTCATTTCTCATTCTTTAATGAGTTAGCCATTTTAGGTTTGATCAAATATAAACATAAAAGGTTAGTACTAACATTTGTAATAACACCTACATGATGGAGCGGTGGTGTCACTGCATTCTGTTCCTTTATTCTTTCTAGTGGCTTCTTGTTGTCATAACGTTCCAAATAAGAGAATAAAAAAATCAGCTGGTATCACAGAAAGATTCTAGGAGAAATTGAACGCAAAGCTTCTTTTTTTCCTTAATAGGAAAAGGTGCAGCTAAATGAGGGCTGCCTAAACAAATAAATCAGCAAAGACAAACATTTGAGGGTTGAGAGGCTTCCATGAGGACAAGTGGATAAGGATCTAGGCAATTTAAGTGAACATTAAATCAAGCATGCCAATGGAATTTATAGTTTCACCGAAAACCAAATTCTAAAGTACCATATCCCCTCTTTTCCATTTAGATTAAGAAAATCCACACTCCCTGGTTATACTCCTACTGTTTATCTGAAGAACTTTGTCTTCTCACCTGAAGAACAAAAAACTGGACAAATAAATCAGCAAAGACATAGATATTTCATTTTAAGAAAAAAAACTGGACAACATTTTACCTCACGTGAAGAACTTTGTCTTCTCATTTACATCAGTTCTCCTACTGTTTACCTGCTAAGATCTATCCGGCACAGTAATCTAGCGTCCGTTTCTTGACAATAAATTATTGTATAAATTTGCAGTAGCTTACCTGCCTTCTTTGCATCTCGTTCACTTGTGTGGTCACCACTGCAGCTACTCAAGGCAGTACTGGAGAAAATTTGATGACCACTGACATGAAGACATGTAAAGCTTCGCATGTTGATGACCAAGAAAATAAATGTCAAAAGCAGGAACCTGGAACTTATCGAGTCAAGTAAATAATTTCTTCATGAAATGCTTGTGTACATAGTCTGTAAAAAAAATCATATGAAACACTCATCTCGGATTCATACGCCAATTAAATCATACAAATTGGTTGTGACCTTGTGGTTATATGCTACAAAATATAATGGGAATGTGCAGATAATAAAAACAATTTTGTTATATTTCATTCCGTTTACACGACTGATAAGATATAGTTCATCGGTAAGTGCTGCTTTCTTGGGTACAACATATGAATTATATCCAACTAAATGCCTAAGCGTGTTGGTGTTCTTAGATCTAAATAAAAGGCCACGATCTGATGAACTGGTTGGATATAATTTACAAATTTATTAAATAAAAGGCCATCAGCGTCCAGCGTCCAGAAGCATTTTCAGCATGGATCTGGGACCCAATGTAGTGCGAATGATGTCAGCAacagcctgtggagaaaatattaACATGGAATATTATTGAACAGTGAAGTAGTACAGTCAAACGGCTAACTATAGCCTTCATCAAAAACAATTTGCACAACATGAGCAGACCAATGGTTCGACAACAAAATGTAGTGTCCCACATCTGAACTAATCTAACCAGCTAAGGAATCACTAAAGCCAACGAGCGTAGCGAACGGGACAAAGCTTGAGAATCCGTACCTTGGCCGCCTGGATGTTGGCTTTGTGAACCTTCGCGCCAGACTCCCGCTTCAGCGAGTCCTCTGCTCAGACCAAACGGCAAACCGAAACAGGTTCAGACAAATTTCACAGAAACACAAAGGGAGGAGAACGGATCAGACATGATTGAGCCCTAAAAACCGAAACAAAGCACATTGCGGGTTTTAAAGGCGGGATCAAGCAGATTCCGACAGCACAATAAAAAGACAAGAACCTAGAAGTGAGAAAATATCAACTCGTGATCGATACATCACGGGTAGGGATGCAAGTGGCCGGGTTGAGCCGCGAGCCTGCTGGGACAGCAGGCGCTGCAAGTCTACCAGAACCTGCATCATGATCCACATCATTTTAGCGGCGCTATGCGGCCAACCCGCATAAACCAGCGGCGCCGCAAGCCCTCAACCCGCGTCTGCTACTCTGCTATCCTATGGCGGCAAACCAGCCAACCACGAACCGCTACTTTTTTAGCCTGAGCAACGAAGGTAGTGACAGTGGCAGTGCCAGTAGGTCCGACGGTGATGCGAGCGCGGGTGGAGGCTACGCGATCTCTGCCGCCgctgccggcggcggcggcggcgttgaTGGGAATACAGACGAGGGTGTCACGACTGGTACGGGCGACGGTTCGCCGGCGATAAAATGATGGCGCGCACCCCAGAGGGGGCCGGATAGGGGCCGCTTACTCATCACGAGGACCGGGGCGTGAAGCGCCATGGTGGAATGAAGGCAGCGGCGACTTCGAGGGAGGCGACGACAAAGATTGGGAGCGGAGAGGAGAGAAGGGTGGCTGCTGCGCCGCGGGATCTTTCGAGCTTTCGAGGGTATAAGAGAGAGAATGTTAACGTGCAGCGGGGAGAAAAAACTAAAGCAGTGGACAGTGGTGTACTGTGTTGTCAGTGCGACGTGCGAGAAGCCGAGAACACCAGTAGCGCGGGCCACACGTCGGCGGGCGGATAGCGTGCGAGCGCGAAGCGCGGAGGGAGCTCCAATTCCCAGTGGCTTTTAACTAGAAGTAATGCCGCGCAGCCATCACCCTGAGAACCGTACGAACACGCTGCTTCTTTGTTACTACAAGGTAGAAGATGATAATTTTTGTTGCTATTCATATAGTCTACGTTTAATAGCGTATAAATCCGTATGACGTTTTTTTATGCAAAACGATTATTTTTGGAGCGCAAATAAATCGATTCATGTAATGTTAGTTCCATATGTTTATGTCAAATAATTTATTTTAGGATTCACAATAATTTACACGTTTCATTAATTATGATCCTTAGATTCGATTCATATGTAGTCACCAAATTAAGAAATTAAAAATAATAATAGCCTTTATGTTTTATAATAAAAAAGGAGATAGTTGTTTATAATGATATATGTACACAAAAATAAAAATTTACCGGCTACCCCTCATAGTCTACCTTTAATTATGTTTTGATCCTTGTTATAGTTTCTATTATAAAATGTatattttggaacccaaataaaatagaaatggtttTGTTAGTTCCATAATAATGTGACAAGCATTTTTAATTAATGTTTCGCGCGGTTCACATATTTTTGTAGTTTAATTTATATTACAGTTGTTATACAAGAAATATTAAAATGACtttttttaatagatatcatgttttcaatgttcattatagatgtttaagtgtagccgtactaaatagtaatatgtctAATAATAATATAATGGCTTAAATAAGTGCTACactgtcataactaaaatgatagttaataatatactaataaatatagtattcattttaattatctggaccatttgttcctacaatagaattaaagataattaatatattaagtatcctttatcataatttattagtcAAACCTATTGTCAACTTGTTCATAACTAGTTATGTGAGCTTGATTaattattttatcacatttagtccatgttatataaatcatttagtttttcctaaagggtaaaataaagtaataactaaaatgttactttatatatatatacttcgaatataataatataggctatgtgtttttaaatgaaattaaaagatagttgtttgttcattgtcctttacataaaagttcatttaaggtatataccataactttccataaataggtgtttaataataataatgaccttttcacataaaacctatttagacttatatcttaatttatcataagtgataggtttaacaatgaattatatgctccataatgcttctaaaattaataacgtgattagtagcccattaaccctagatatataacttatatctattctaaaaagttaaaaatgtttaatatcgttataacgtgttttatcgtcttataaatgctttatcttagacgtatcgcgtatgacattttataaaagattaaattagtgaacataatatttgtatagtttaattaagacattttaagctcatgtcttgttttataaagtatagatcacacattttcttaagaataccctcttattataaccatgacTTGCGACGTATTTGAAaaacgaacgctcttttcgttaggctctcttttagctttacgtatggtga
This portion of the Zea mays cultivar B73 chromosome 2, Zm-B73-REFERENCE-NAM-5.0, whole genome shotgun sequence genome encodes:
- the LOC100278169 gene encoding T-complex protein 1 subunit gamma encodes the protein MMWIMMQVLVDLQRLLSQQARGSTRPLASLPVMYRSRVDIFSLLEDSLKRESGAKVHKANIQAAKAVADIIRTTLGPRSMLKMLLDAGR